A genomic segment from Spinacia oleracea cultivar Varoflay chromosome 3, BTI_SOV_V1, whole genome shotgun sequence encodes:
- the LOC110798316 gene encoding mavicyanin, with product MDCTAAKVASVRNMAVAAALLHLLLMSFTANAAVYKVGDSAGWTTIGNIDYKQWAATKDFRLSDVIVFEYNPQFHNVMQVSHAAYKACNASSPITTHTTGNDSISITRHGHYFFLCGVPGHCQSGQKVDIHVVRSSSSSMAPSPSVSVASSPEHPVASAVSPGPSSAAAAVTPLDPLKGLLTITVAAMLAFLFASRCLM from the exons ATGGATTGCACGGCGGCGAAAGTAGCCAGTGTCCGTAACATGGCCGTAGCTGCTGCCCTCCTGCACCTTCTATTGATGTCGTTTACTGCGAATGCGGCGGTTTACAAGGTTGGGGATTCAGCTGGTTGGACTACTATTGGTAACATCGATTACAAGCAGTGGGCCGCCACCAAGGATTTCCGGCTCTCCGATGTCATTG TTTTTGAGTACAATCCTCAATTTCACAATGTTATGCAAGTGAGTCATGCGGCATACAAGGCATGTAATGCATCATCTCCAATTACAACTCACACCACAGGAAACGATAGCATAAGTATTACTAGGCATGGCCATTACTTCTTCCTTTGTGGGGTTCCTGGTCACTGCCAATCTGGGCAGAAAGTTGACATTCATGTGGTACGCAGCAGCTCTTCGTCCATGGCTCCATCCCCTTCAGTCTCAGTTGCTTCATCTCCTGAACATCCTGTTGCCAGTGCCGTGTCTCCTGGTCCTTCAAGTGCTGCTGCGGCTGTCACACCATTGGACCCACTAAAGGGGCTTCTAACTATAACTGTTGCAGCAATGCTTGCATTTTTGTTTGCTTCACGGTGTCTAATGTAG